The Temnothorax longispinosus isolate EJ_2023e chromosome 12, Tlon_JGU_v1, whole genome shotgun sequence genome includes a window with the following:
- the LOC139822881 gene encoding putative nuclease HARBI1 codes for MLPETFEFVLGQIAERLQRTANGNEMISPEKQFLIALWRMATPDSYRSIHTRFGVGKATAIRAVRRVTQALCGLASIFIQWPTEEKIEEIKQGFSHVGAFPGTIGAIDGTHINIPALKKNPEAYINRKGHYSIQTQVVCDHMRVFTHINVGNVESVHDARVFRLSTLQDYIADPSKFPNDSHLIGDAAYPLSKQLMVPYTDNGHLTQRQKNYNFCLSSSRMVVERAIGLLKGRWRSLLHYLAIESVERIPYHILACCVLHNICLMRNDEMEAMVLLLDTEVVFPETRVQNTEHNRGEAEAKRNLICATLRMRYA; via the exons atgttgccAGAGACATTTGAGTTTGTCTTAGGACAGATTGCAGAACGATTGCAAAGAACTGCAAATGGTAATGAAATGATATCAccagaaaaacaatttttaattgctttatgGCGTATGGCAACGCCAGATTCTTACAG atCAATACACACTAGATTTGGAGTAGGAAAAGCTACAGCTATAAGAGCGGTACGACGAGTTACTCAAGCATTATGTGGTCTTGcttcaatatttatacaatggccgacagaagaaaaaattgaagaaattaagcAAGGTTTTTCTCACGTTGGTGCCTTTCCAGGAACTATTGGAGCAATAGATGGcacacatattaatatacCAGCTCTTAAGAAAAATCCAGAGGCTTATATTAACAGAAAAGGACATTATTCCATTCAAACCCag GTTGTTTGTGATCATATGCGTGTGTTTACACATATAAATGTTGGAAACGTAGAATCCGTACATGATGCTCGTGTATTCAGGTTATCAACTTTGCAAGACTATATTGCAGACCCATCAAAATTTCCTAATGATAGCCATTTAATAGGTGATGCTGCTTATCCCCTTTCAAAACAATTAATGGTACCATACACGGATAATGGCCATCTTACACAGCgtcaaaagaattataatttttgtctttCCTCTTCTCGTATGGTTGTGGAAAGAGCTATTGGCTTACTTAAGGGACGCTGGAGAAGCCTTCTTCATTATTTGGCGATAGAAAGTGTCGAGCGCATTCCTTATCATATTCTAGCATGCTGTGTGTTACATAACATTTGTTTGATGAGAAATGATGAAATGGAAGCAATGGTCTTATTGTTGGATACTGAAGTTGTGTTTCCTGAAACGCGAGTGCAAAATACAGAGCATAATAGAGGTGAAGCAGAGGCTAAGAGGAATCTCATATGTGCAACACTTCGTATGAGATATGCGTGA